A window of the Haloquadratum walsbyi C23 genome harbors these coding sequences:
- a CDS encoding PhzF family phenazine biosynthesis protein, with protein sequence MDSCRALLVDAFSTDPLAGNPAGVIPDAEGLADNQQRAIAAELGASETVFITDSEVAERRFRYFSPTTEVDLCGHATIAAYAYLDATGEIDPGTHTVETNVGVIEITVDDDGTVWMRQQSPTVASIDLAYDDVADALSIDAAALRDIGDELPLAVASTGLPFIIVPVNFLEHIGDVNPDAAAIDTLVTSYDAAGMYIFSFDTLESASTLHARAFVPSLGITEDPVTGTAAGACTAYLDTFDAFDVFPPTVRCEQGHFCDRPGYIRAQLIQPEQQNDKLDESNDSYAQGGVRVGGHAVMTLDGTVAIPSANDNDILEP encoded by the coding sequence ATGGACTCATGTCGTGCGCTTCTTGTTGATGCATTTAGTACTGACCCACTCGCCGGGAATCCGGCTGGGGTCATTCCAGACGCTGAGGGATTAGCGGATAATCAACAACGAGCGATTGCGGCCGAACTCGGGGCTAGTGAGACAGTGTTTATAACTGACTCAGAAGTTGCTGAGAGGCGTTTTCGATATTTTTCACCAACAACAGAAGTGGATCTTTGTGGTCATGCAACGATTGCTGCATACGCATATCTCGATGCGACTGGGGAGATCGATCCTGGTACACATACTGTTGAAACAAACGTTGGCGTGATTGAAATTACAGTTGACGACGATGGGACCGTCTGGATGAGACAGCAATCGCCGACAGTTGCTTCAATTGATCTTGCCTATGATGATGTTGCAGATGCACTTAGTATTGATGCTGCCGCACTCCGTGATATCGGAGATGAACTTCCACTCGCCGTTGCTTCAACTGGTCTTCCATTTATTATCGTTCCAGTCAATTTTCTTGAACATATTGGCGATGTGAATCCTGACGCTGCGGCTATTGATACACTCGTGACATCATATGATGCTGCTGGAATGTATATATTTAGCTTTGACACGCTTGAATCAGCATCAACACTCCATGCTCGTGCGTTTGTTCCAAGTCTTGGTATCACTGAAGATCCTGTTACTGGAACCGCTGCTGGTGCATGCACAGCGTATCTCGACACATTCGATGCATTTGATGTGTTTCCCCCGACCGTGCGGTGTGAGCAGGGACATTTTTGTGACCGTCCAGGGTACATCCGCGCGCAATTGATTCAACCTGAACAACAAAATGATAAACTAGACGAATCGAATGACTCGTATGCACAGGGTGGTGTTCGCGTCGGCGGTCATGCTGTTATGACGCTCGATGGGACAGTTGCAATCCCAAGCGCAAATGATAATGACATCCTTGAGCCGTGA
- a CDS encoding phosphoribosyltransferase, which translates to MSDLPDQFNCTITNWEYIYDLCRDVSNQIRADSFDPDVVVALARGGWFAGRCLCDFLGLDDLTSLKMEHYVGTAQTTNEPEIRYPMPQGSVAGKDVLIIDDIADTGGSIERAYEYVTDRDPNIVRTATLQLLQTSAFEPDFIGERLETWAWVVYPWNFIEDMTDLLTGVMRKTDAETFTIPDLREGLKEYHSVERIEMEIAQPDRMEEVLDEMQRRGYVEAVTTNEASGDAPVETGDDVSQPTWRILETDEVGV; encoded by the coding sequence ATGAGCGACTTACCAGATCAATTTAATTGCACAATCACAAACTGGGAGTACATTTATGATTTGTGTCGTGACGTAAGCAATCAAATTCGGGCTGATAGTTTTGACCCTGATGTTGTTGTTGCACTTGCCCGTGGAGGCTGGTTTGCTGGACGATGTCTTTGTGACTTTCTTGGGCTTGATGATTTAACGAGTCTGAAGATGGAACATTATGTTGGGACTGCGCAAACAACAAATGAGCCAGAAATTAGATATCCAATGCCTCAGGGTAGTGTTGCGGGAAAAGATGTGCTCATTATTGATGATATCGCCGATACTGGCGGGTCGATTGAGCGAGCATATGAATACGTTACCGATCGGGATCCAAACATCGTTCGAACAGCGACATTACAATTGCTTCAGACGAGTGCATTCGAACCAGACTTCATTGGCGAGCGACTCGAGACATGGGCGTGGGTTGTCTATCCGTGGAACTTCATCGAGGATATGACCGATCTCCTCACTGGTGTCATGCGCAAGACCGACGCAGAGACATTTACGATTCCAGACCTTCGGGAGGGACTCAAAGAGTATCATTCGGTCGAGCGAATCGAAATGGAAATTGCACAACCTGACCGAATGGAAGAAGTGCTTGATGAAATGCAACGTCGTGGATATGTCGAAGCAGTCACTACAAACGAAGCCAGCGGAGACGCGCCGGTAGAGACGGGTGATGACGTATCACAACCGACTTGGCGAATTCTTGAGACCGATGAGGTCGGAGTGTAA
- a CDS encoding AEC family transporter has product MVSFISVFATAILPIVGVGGVGYLLGRWRSVDTDALNTVIVYILAPALVFYSLATTTLAQSTLFRASVAVIIYHLLAMGVAAGIGRLFNKSKTAIAALMLVTAFPNSGNYGIPVSNFAFGSTGRATAVIYLSVQGIILYTLGVYIASRGGTKSRLAGIKRVFTVPLVYAVIAALIARVFQIVPSTDTTAMATIKLVGDAAIPLMLLVVGIRLARTDIGSTLSAVGLGVGLKMVIAPVIGLSTAVMIGFDDPIVARTFVLESAMPSAVTPMILVAEFGSGDVAGVPIAEFVSAAVFVSTMISIPVLTLVIVILKSGAVI; this is encoded by the coding sequence GTGGTCTCATTTATTTCTGTCTTCGCGACGGCAATTTTACCGATTGTTGGTGTTGGAGGTGTTGGGTACCTACTTGGGCGGTGGCGATCAGTTGATACAGACGCACTCAATACAGTTATTGTCTATATTCTTGCACCGGCGCTTGTCTTCTACAGTCTTGCAACAACAACACTAGCTCAATCAACCCTCTTTCGAGCAAGTGTTGCAGTCATTATTTATCATCTTCTTGCGATGGGTGTTGCTGCTGGGATTGGACGACTATTTAATAAGAGTAAGACAGCAATTGCCGCACTCATGCTGGTGACTGCGTTTCCGAATTCCGGAAACTATGGTATTCCTGTCTCAAACTTCGCGTTTGGGTCGACAGGGAGAGCAACAGCGGTCATATATCTCTCTGTGCAGGGGATTATTTTGTATACACTTGGTGTATATATTGCATCACGTGGAGGAACGAAAAGCCGTCTTGCAGGAATTAAACGCGTCTTCACCGTCCCGTTGGTGTATGCTGTCATTGCTGCGCTCATTGCACGGGTATTTCAAATTGTGCCATCAACAGATACGACCGCAATGGCAACGATAAAATTAGTCGGTGATGCTGCAATTCCACTGATGTTATTAGTTGTTGGGATTCGCCTGGCACGAACAGACATTGGGTCAACGTTGTCAGCAGTTGGACTTGGCGTTGGATTGAAAATGGTCATTGCTCCAGTTATCGGATTAAGTACTGCGGTTATGATTGGATTTGATGATCCGATCGTTGCGCGGACATTTGTGCTTGAATCTGCGATGCCATCAGCGGTCACGCCGATGATTCTTGTTGCTGAGTTCGGGTCTGGTGATGTTGCCGGTGTCCCCATAGCAGAGTTTGTCTCAGCGGCGGTCTTTGTCTCAACAATGATTTCTATCCCGGTATTGACACTTGTGATTGTCATTCTGAAATCTGGAGCCGTTATTTAA
- the mtnP gene encoding S-methyl-5'-thioadenosine phosphorylase encodes MTTIGFIGGSGIYEALGLQNTHTIEIETPFGEPAAPLTVGEVGETGREVIFLPRHGTSHEYSPTTVPYRANIFALKQAGVTHVIASNAVGSLREEISPRMLVIPDQIYDRTKHRTSTFFSDGIVAHQQFATPYCTELRSIVTDVAMENTAADIDIVKDGTYVCIEGPQFSTRAESEFYRSQGWDIIGMTTIPEAKLAREAELAYVTIAGVTDYDVWKEDSQVTLEEVLSNAERNQKAIKSVLTAVINTIPAEHTCACHTSLAGTINTEKAAIPDSTREDLDLLIGEYISEDTTGGEETG; translated from the coding sequence ATGACCACGATTGGATTTATTGGTGGGAGTGGAATTTATGAAGCGCTTGGACTGCAGAATACACACACAATAGAGATTGAAACACCATTTGGTGAGCCAGCAGCACCACTGACCGTTGGTGAAGTAGGTGAAACTGGTCGCGAGGTTATTTTTCTCCCACGACATGGAACATCGCATGAGTACTCCCCAACGACAGTTCCATACCGCGCGAATATCTTCGCACTGAAACAAGCAGGCGTTACCCATGTGATTGCTTCAAACGCTGTTGGGAGTCTTCGAGAAGAAATCTCGCCGCGAATGCTTGTTATTCCGGATCAAATCTATGATCGAACGAAGCATCGAACATCGACATTCTTTAGCGATGGCATTGTTGCCCACCAACAGTTTGCTACCCCATATTGCACAGAGCTTCGTTCGATTGTCACTGATGTAGCAATGGAAAATACGGCTGCGGATATCGATATTGTCAAAGACGGAACGTATGTGTGCATCGAGGGACCACAGTTTTCAACTCGTGCGGAAAGTGAGTTCTATCGATCACAAGGGTGGGATATTATTGGAATGACAACAATTCCAGAAGCAAAGCTCGCTCGTGAAGCCGAACTTGCTTATGTGACAATCGCTGGTGTAACCGACTACGATGTCTGGAAGGAGGATAGTCAAGTCACACTTGAGGAGGTGTTATCGAACGCTGAGCGAAATCAAAAGGCGATTAAATCAGTTCTCACAGCAGTCATCAATACAATCCCGGCTGAGCATACGTGCGCATGTCATACCTCGCTTGCAGGAACAATCAATACAGAAAAAGCAGCTATTCCTGACTCAACGCGTGAGGATCTTGATTTGCTGATTGGTGAGTACATATCTGAAGACACCACGGGTGGTGAAGAAACAGGTTAA
- a CDS encoding segregation/condensation protein A: protein MMSHRRRPQMTDMGSSPHSEEPEAGVIDDIRGYADQNDDTSSDAIEPVEVLVQLAEEGRIDPWEVDIVDATDAFLNRLDKTDLRTSGRALFYAAVLLRMKSEALIEPDEPADASESEPWEVALEAGTRPIDEFENANMTDGSNSTPHSDSDPIDALEDEMDRRLERKKARGSPETLDELVRELREAERESWWKRHREYDTSDSPSGYQRGTQTLDYHTADDFRDAAEPTAADVTDTAHGEDIETEIKAVYAALTDQYEKGRIEVLFTEVADVASTPVSTYLAVLFLSHRDKVMLEQTDLFGDLWIQTPKTSAESSPTAVADDD from the coding sequence ATGATGAGTCACCGGAGGCGCCCGCAGATGACTGATATGGGGTCGAGTCCTCACTCTGAGGAACCAGAAGCTGGGGTGATAGACGATATACGTGGGTATGCTGATCAGAATGATGATACTAGCTCAGACGCAATTGAGCCTGTTGAAGTTCTTGTCCAGTTGGCTGAGGAAGGGAGAATCGACCCGTGGGAAGTCGACATTGTTGATGCAACCGACGCATTTCTCAATCGACTTGATAAAACAGACCTGCGGACCTCTGGACGAGCGTTATTTTATGCAGCAGTTCTCCTCCGTATGAAGAGTGAAGCGCTCATTGAACCTGACGAACCGGCAGATGCGTCTGAGTCTGAACCATGGGAAGTTGCACTTGAGGCGGGAACAAGACCAATCGACGAGTTCGAGAATGCAAACATGACAGATGGTTCTAATTCAACCCCGCATTCCGATAGTGACCCCATAGATGCACTTGAAGATGAGATGGATCGGCGGTTAGAACGAAAAAAAGCCCGTGGATCGCCAGAAACACTTGATGAACTTGTTCGGGAACTCCGTGAGGCTGAACGAGAGTCATGGTGGAAGCGACATCGGGAGTATGACACTTCAGACTCTCCATCAGGATACCAGCGTGGAACACAAACACTTGATTATCATACAGCAGATGACTTTCGCGATGCAGCGGAACCTACAGCTGCTGATGTCACTGATACTGCTCATGGTGAAGATATTGAAACGGAGATCAAAGCAGTGTATGCAGCATTGACAGACCAATATGAGAAAGGTCGTATTGAGGTGTTATTCACCGAGGTTGCTGATGTTGCATCAACACCTGTGAGCACATATCTTGCAGTGCTCTTTCTTTCACATCGTGACAAGGTTATGCTTGAACAGACTGATCTGTTTGGCGATCTTTGGATACAGACCCCAAAGACAAGCGCTGAATCGTCTCCAACAGCCGTTGCAGACGATGATTGA
- the smc gene encoding chromosome segregation protein SMC, with product MHIKTLILDGFKSFGRATEIPFYEDFTVVTGPNGSGKSNIIDGVLFALGLARTRGIRAEKLTDLIYNPGHATTEADGSNSSESPNEATVTVVLDNSAGTIDRTQVINAAGSESIGDVDEIRVKRRVKQTETNYYSYYYLNGRSCNLSDIQDLLAQAGITPEGYNVVMQGDVTEIINMTPQQRRSIIDEIAGVAEFDAKRDDAFEELDAVEGRIEEADLRIGEKETRLRQLADERETALKYQSLRDERTEYEEYLKAAELESKRADRDETVEQATEVEADLTEANETLSQRQQHVSRLTAELDAVTAEIERKGEDEQLALKSEIEEIKGAIRRRENDIETAEERITEAENTRREAFVQLDQKQEQIEELDTEIRSIKVEKASITTEIESLESDLADVEAEIEDVDATYDERKHELESAIDRVNELKTKRSDAQREKDRLLDKTRRRASDIADAKEELTKLREELSTLQAALSDFHSEVDIAEKNESTIEDALSELQHKRSELKDNLDTVRSEIQSKQSEYATLEGHTGNDTDTSWPRAVTTILNANRTGVHGTVGQLGSVEKKYATACETAAGGRLAHVVVDTDTVGSDCIEYLKSRNAGRATFLPITKMDDRGIPRQPNHHGVIDFAQNLVSYDDTYRPIFSYVLGSTLIVETMETARELMGEYRMVTLDGDLVERSGAMTGGSGGGSRYSFSTSGGGRLERLAEKIETLEDRRQEYQSKIRTVDDDISDARERAASARERVRELESEIDATKTEIEETEAAIEQAESRIANLREERAEADKTMQSVDDDIDTLDAEITTTEQEIQTIKEALEESPVPELTAEADELRTAIDDAESQIDDLDARQNEFELERQYANEAIDELNEQVEKAQAKKADAQETISTAQEDIETYNTTLEAKRVAVDEIEDELISLKSDRSDLQATLDAAKNRRESARDTVDKLESKLSSLRGAIERLEWEIDELESEVGTYDSTDIPDYDTVEANIDRLTEKMDSLEPVNMLAIDEYDDVESQLDELSSRRDILVEEREAIEERINRFESQKRETFMSSFRAINENFTDIFERLSDGTGELHLESQDEPFEGGLTMKAQPGDKPIQRLNAMSGGEKSLTALAFIFAIQRHNPAPFYALDEIDAFLDAANAERVGEMVDDLATDAQFVVVSHRSALLERSERAIGVTMQGNNISAVTGIQLQNDESPEAPADD from the coding sequence ATGCATATTAAAACGCTCATCCTTGACGGTTTCAAGAGCTTTGGTCGTGCAACAGAGATTCCATTCTATGAGGATTTCACCGTTGTTACTGGACCGAATGGGTCTGGAAAATCGAATATTATTGACGGTGTCCTCTTTGCGCTTGGACTTGCTCGCACTCGTGGCATCCGCGCGGAGAAATTAACTGATCTTATCTATAATCCCGGACATGCTACCACGGAAGCAGACGGATCCAACTCATCAGAAAGTCCAAATGAGGCAACAGTCACGGTTGTCCTTGATAATAGTGCAGGGACAATCGATCGCACACAGGTTATTAATGCTGCTGGCAGTGAGTCGATTGGAGATGTTGATGAGATCCGCGTTAAACGTCGTGTGAAACAAACCGAAACCAATTATTACTCATACTACTATCTCAATGGTCGGTCTTGTAACCTCTCGGATATTCAAGATCTTCTTGCACAAGCTGGCATTACGCCTGAAGGATATAATGTGGTCATGCAGGGCGATGTTACTGAAATTATTAATATGACGCCACAGCAGCGTCGGAGTATTATTGATGAAATCGCTGGAGTTGCTGAATTTGATGCAAAACGCGATGATGCATTTGAGGAACTCGATGCTGTCGAAGGTCGAATTGAAGAAGCAGACCTGCGTATTGGCGAAAAAGAAACGCGACTTAGACAACTTGCGGACGAACGTGAAACCGCACTCAAATATCAGTCGCTTCGTGATGAGCGAACGGAGTATGAGGAGTATCTCAAAGCAGCAGAACTTGAGTCAAAACGAGCAGACCGGGATGAAACGGTTGAGCAGGCGACGGAAGTTGAAGCTGATCTGACAGAGGCAAATGAGACCCTCTCTCAGCGTCAACAGCATGTCTCTCGACTCACTGCTGAGCTTGATGCAGTTACAGCAGAAATCGAACGTAAGGGTGAAGATGAACAACTGGCGCTTAAATCCGAGATTGAAGAAATAAAGGGTGCAATCAGACGTCGTGAAAATGATATTGAGACAGCAGAGGAGCGGATCACAGAGGCAGAAAACACCCGTCGAGAGGCGTTTGTTCAGCTTGATCAGAAACAAGAACAGATTGAGGAGCTGGATACAGAGATACGCTCAATAAAGGTCGAAAAAGCATCAATAACCACAGAGATCGAATCACTTGAGAGTGACCTTGCCGATGTTGAAGCCGAAATTGAAGATGTTGATGCTACGTATGACGAGCGAAAACACGAACTTGAATCAGCAATTGATCGGGTTAATGAGCTTAAAACGAAGCGTAGCGACGCACAACGTGAAAAAGATCGATTATTGGATAAGACACGGCGGCGAGCAAGTGACATTGCTGATGCAAAAGAAGAGCTGACGAAACTCCGTGAAGAGCTTTCGACGTTACAGGCTGCACTCTCTGACTTTCATTCGGAAGTTGATATTGCTGAAAAGAATGAATCAACAATTGAAGATGCTCTTTCAGAACTACAGCATAAACGATCAGAACTGAAAGATAATCTGGATACAGTTCGATCAGAGATTCAATCGAAGCAATCTGAGTATGCGACACTCGAGGGGCATACAGGCAATGATACTGACACATCCTGGCCTCGCGCTGTGACAACGATTTTAAATGCGAATCGCACTGGTGTTCATGGCACTGTTGGACAACTTGGGTCTGTCGAAAAAAAGTATGCAACCGCATGTGAAACAGCCGCAGGTGGACGGCTCGCGCATGTTGTTGTTGACACAGATACGGTTGGCTCTGATTGTATCGAGTATCTAAAATCCCGGAATGCTGGGCGTGCAACATTTCTCCCAATTACAAAAATGGATGACCGCGGGATTCCACGACAACCAAATCATCACGGTGTAATTGATTTCGCACAAAATCTTGTCAGCTATGATGATACGTATCGCCCCATCTTTTCATATGTGCTTGGGTCAACGTTGATTGTCGAGACAATGGAAACAGCCCGTGAACTCATGGGTGAATATAGAATGGTGACGCTCGACGGCGATCTCGTCGAACGGTCTGGGGCGATGACAGGTGGATCTGGTGGTGGATCACGATATTCGTTTTCAACTTCAGGTGGTGGTCGATTAGAGCGACTGGCAGAGAAGATCGAAACGCTCGAAGACCGTCGTCAGGAATATCAATCGAAGATTCGGACTGTCGATGATGATATATCAGACGCTCGTGAACGGGCAGCAAGTGCCCGCGAGCGTGTGCGTGAACTTGAATCAGAGATTGACGCCACCAAAACTGAGATTGAGGAGACAGAAGCGGCGATTGAACAGGCTGAAAGTCGTATTGCTAATCTTCGCGAGGAGCGCGCAGAGGCTGATAAGACAATGCAGTCTGTTGATGATGATATTGATACTCTTGACGCTGAGATTACAACAACAGAGCAAGAAATACAGACGATTAAAGAAGCGCTTGAGGAATCACCAGTTCCCGAACTTACCGCTGAAGCAGATGAGCTACGCACAGCGATTGATGACGCAGAATCACAAATCGATGATCTCGATGCCCGTCAGAATGAATTTGAATTAGAACGACAGTACGCGAATGAAGCGATTGATGAACTCAACGAGCAAGTCGAGAAAGCACAAGCGAAGAAGGCAGATGCACAGGAAACAATTTCGACTGCCCAAGAGGATATCGAGACGTACAATACAACACTTGAAGCGAAACGCGTCGCTGTTGATGAAATCGAAGATGAACTTATCTCGTTAAAATCTGATCGGTCAGATCTCCAAGCAACATTGGATGCGGCAAAAAACCGGCGTGAGTCGGCGCGTGACACTGTTGACAAATTAGAGTCAAAATTATCGTCACTTCGTGGTGCAATCGAACGGCTTGAGTGGGAGATTGACGAACTTGAGAGTGAAGTCGGAACATACGATTCCACAGATATCCCCGATTATGATACGGTTGAAGCTAATATCGACCGTCTTACCGAAAAGATGGATTCACTCGAACCAGTGAATATGCTCGCAATCGATGAGTATGATGATGTCGAATCACAGCTTGATGAGTTAAGCTCACGACGCGATATCCTTGTTGAGGAACGCGAAGCGATTGAGGAACGGATTAACCGATTTGAATCGCAAAAGCGAGAGACATTCATGAGCTCGTTTCGGGCAATCAATGAGAATTTCACCGACATCTTTGAACGACTTTCCGACGGCACTGGTGAACTCCATCTCGAAAGTCAAGATGAACCCTTTGAGGGTGGCTTGACAATGAAGGCTCAACCAGGAGATAAGCCGATCCAGCGGCTAAATGCCATGTCTGGTGGTGAAAAATCACTAACAGCACTCGCATTCATATTCGCTATTCAACGACATAATCCAGCCCCATTCTACGCGCTTGATGAGATTGATGCTTTCCTTGACGCTGCAAACGCTGAACGTGTTGGAGAGATGGTTGATGACCTCGCAACAGATGCACAGTTTGTCGTTGTTTCGCACCGTTCAGCCTTGCTTGAACGATCTGAGCGTGCTATTGGCGTGACAATGCAAGGAAATAATATCAGTGCTGTAACCGGGATCCAATTACAAAATGATGAGTCACCGGAGGCGCCCGCAGATGACTGA
- a CDS encoding DUF7518 family protein, giving the protein MSNRLEELESQVTELQAAVNGLTEELVETKERLHLIEDNIEIDLSAGSRSVGHEADEAAQSQESRTTDTDTNSATDAMSQDESKSTAASDSDASDNESTDDSDIIIA; this is encoded by the coding sequence ATGAGTAATCGGCTAGAGGAGCTAGAGTCACAGGTCACAGAGTTACAAGCGGCTGTTAACGGGTTGACAGAGGAGCTCGTCGAAACAAAAGAGCGGCTGCATCTGATTGAGGATAATATTGAGATTGATCTCTCAGCTGGAAGCCGTTCGGTTGGTCATGAAGCAGACGAAGCCGCACAATCACAAGAGTCCAGAACAACTGATACCGATACTAACTCTGCAACAGATGCAATGTCTCAGGATGAATCAAAGAGCACTGCAGCATCTGATAGCGACGCAAGCGATAATGAATCGACGGACGATTCAGACATCATCATTGCATAA
- the gatB gene encoding Asp-tRNA(Asn)/Glu-tRNA(Gln) amidotransferase subunit GatB — MTATALAQRDFTAVIGLEVHVQLETDTKIFCGCSTRDNNAEPNTRTCPVCLGLPGALPVLNKAAVEAAVKVGKALNADIAEKTQFHRKNYYYPDLPKNFQISQYDAPICSDGQLSISVEDNRREVAIRRAHLEEDPGSLTHQGGNIDTAEYTLVDYNRAGTPLMEIVTEPDFRSPAETRAFLNKLEEVLEYLGIFDPTADGSLRVDANISLIPTEDIDNGSITTAALESANRTEVKNISSHKGAEKALAYEVTRQRNAVERGRAIEQETRHWDESRGITVSMRSKEAEKDYRYFPEADLPPLAVADWKDQISIPELPDARRERFREEYKLDSESAAKLTSTKAVADFFESVADQFDPALAATWVADNLLGELNYRDMTVGDIDDRFDEFTQLIELVDDEDITTKNAEEVVLRRMLDDELTPEAVIESEGLGRADEDEVVTAVTDAIDESPEAVEDYHAGEGGAINFLVGQVMQKTGGSADPSKVNTLLRGQLEDKK; from the coding sequence ATGACTGCGACAGCGCTCGCCCAGCGCGATTTCACTGCCGTTATTGGATTAGAAGTTCATGTCCAGCTTGAGACTGATACGAAGATTTTCTGTGGCTGTTCAACCCGGGATAATAACGCCGAACCGAACACACGAACATGTCCTGTTTGTCTTGGATTGCCAGGTGCACTACCGGTATTGAACAAAGCCGCTGTTGAGGCAGCAGTCAAAGTCGGGAAAGCTCTCAATGCTGATATTGCAGAAAAAACGCAGTTCCATCGAAAAAACTATTATTATCCTGATCTCCCAAAGAATTTCCAAATTTCACAATACGATGCTCCTATTTGTTCCGATGGACAGCTGTCAATCTCTGTCGAAGATAATCGTCGAGAGGTTGCTATCCGACGAGCGCATCTTGAGGAAGATCCAGGCAGTCTCACCCACCAAGGTGGAAATATTGATACTGCCGAATACACACTTGTGGACTATAATCGAGCAGGAACACCACTTATGGAGATTGTTACTGAGCCAGACTTTCGGAGTCCAGCAGAGACGCGAGCATTTCTTAATAAACTTGAGGAAGTCTTAGAATATCTCGGAATTTTTGACCCAACAGCGGATGGCTCCCTTCGTGTCGATGCAAATATTTCATTGATTCCAACCGAAGACATCGACAATGGGTCAATCACTACGGCAGCGCTTGAATCAGCAAATCGAACTGAGGTAAAGAATATTTCAAGTCATAAAGGCGCTGAAAAGGCACTTGCGTATGAAGTAACACGACAACGAAATGCTGTCGAACGGGGACGAGCAATTGAACAAGAAACACGACACTGGGATGAAAGTCGTGGGATCACCGTCTCTATGCGTTCAAAAGAAGCTGAAAAGGACTATCGATATTTTCCGGAGGCTGATCTCCCGCCATTAGCAGTTGCTGATTGGAAAGATCAAATCTCAATTCCTGAACTCCCAGATGCCCGTCGTGAGCGATTTCGTGAGGAATATAAATTGGACTCTGAATCCGCTGCGAAACTTACATCAACGAAAGCCGTTGCAGATTTCTTTGAGAGTGTTGCTGATCAATTTGATCCTGCACTAGCAGCAACATGGGTTGCTGATAATCTTCTCGGTGAACTCAATTACCGTGATATGACGGTTGGAGATATTGATGACCGATTCGACGAGTTCACACAGTTGATTGAATTGGTCGATGATGAAGACATTACTACAAAGAACGCAGAAGAGGTTGTCCTCCGGCGGATGCTTGATGATGAACTCACGCCTGAAGCAGTAATTGAATCTGAGGGGCTTGGTAGGGCAGATGAAGATGAGGTTGTCACTGCAGTCACTGATGCGATTGATGAAAGCCCTGAAGCTGTTGAGGATTATCATGCTGGTGAGGGTGGTGCGATTAATTTCCTTGTTGGACAAGTAATGCAAAAAACAGGTGGCAGTGCTGACCCAAGCAAAGTAAATACATTACTTCGTGGACAACTTGAGGATAAAAAATAA